Proteins found in one Coffea eugenioides isolate CCC68of chromosome 5, Ceug_1.0, whole genome shotgun sequence genomic segment:
- the LOC113772445 gene encoding molybdenum cofactor sulfurase, which translates to MKNSEDEQKEEFLREFGDDYGYKSAPKNIDQLRATEFKRLAGVVYLDHAGATLYSEAQLESVFKDLNSNLYANPHSQSSCSLNTSDRVGEARTQVLDYFNASSREYSVIFTSGATAALKLVGESFPWSSQSCFMYSMENHNSVLGIREYALNQGAAALAVDVEETADYRNSRGANSAIRLFRHHELRRSERGLSKEDPTGNVYNLFAFPSECNFSGTRFNLDLVKLIKEDSHNALEGSTYSRGCWMVLIDAAKGGATEPPDLSKHKADFVVISFYKIFGYPTGLGALIVRNETAKLLKKTYFSGGTVAASVADIDFVKRRAGVEEIFEDGTISYLSIASILHGFRILNTLTMSAISRHTTSLATFVRKTLSAMKHENGTHVCTLYGANSSKVLFEGMGPIVSFNLRRPDGSWFGYREVEKLASLAGIQLRMGCFCNPGACAKYLGLSHSDLLSNFEAGHVCWDDHDVLRGKPTGAVRASFGYMSTFEDASNFVNFIKASFVSLPSRTPGVNTLRGTTISPAIEGIGRANPRLKSISIYPIKSCLGFSVNSWPLTTTGLLHDREWLLRSTSGEILTQKKVPDMCHVTTLIDLDLGILFVESPRCKEKLQIKLKSDFPVGKDEVNIHPQRYEVEVYHDEIDIWFSDAVGRPCTLLRCSGQQGYACSNRNRISRLCRDLETKMNFVNEAQFLLVSEESVNDLNARLRSNVQHQFDGELIQVSTSRFRPNLVVCGGEAYAEDGWRSLRIGKTEFISLGGCNRCQMINLSFQGGKVQRSNEPLATLAEYRRTKGKITFGILLRHDDSTGKHSDAWLHVGEEIRASLA; encoded by the exons ATGAAGAATAGCGAGGACGAGCAGAAGGAAGAATTCCTGAGGGAGTTTGGTGATGATTACGGCTATAAAAGTGCCCCCAAAAACATTGATCAACTCCGAGCTACAGAATTCAAGCGATTGGCCG GGGTGGTGTACCTGGATCATGCTGGGGCGACTTTGTACTCCGAGGCACAGTTGGAATCAGTCTTCAAGGACCTGAATTCCAATCTCTATGCAAATCCAC ATAGCCAGAGCAGCTGCAGCTTGAATACCAGTGACAGAGTTGGGGAAGCGCGCACACAG gtCCTTGATTATTTCAATGCATCTTCTAGAGAGTACAGCGTCATATTCACTTCTGGGGCAACAGCAGCCTTAAAGCTTGTCGGGGAGAGCTTTCCATGGAGCAGTCAGAGTTGTTTTATGTATTCGATGGAGAATCATAACAGTGTGCTTGGGATAAGGGA ATATGCACTCAACCAAGGGGCTGCCGCTCTTGCTGTGGATGTTGAAGAGACTGCTGATTATCGCAATTCTAGAGGCGCTAACTCGGCCATTCGACTTTTTCGGCACCATGAACTACGGAGAAGTGAAAGAGGACTAAGTAAAGAAGATCCTACTG GTAATGTCTACAACTTATTCGCATTCCCTTCAGAATGCAACTTTTCAGGTACCAGATTCAACCTCGATCTGGTGAAGCTCATCAAGGAAGATTCACATAATGCGTTGGAAGGTTCCACCTATTCACG TGGATGCTGGATGGTTTTGATTGATGCTGCGAAGGGGGGTGCCACAGAACCACCAGATCTATCTAAGCATAAAGCTGACTTTGTTGTGATCTCATTTTATAAG ATATTTGGCTATCCAACTGGCCTCGGCGCGCTCATTGTTCGAAATG AAACTGCTAAGTTATTGAAGAAGACATACTTCAGTGGAG GCACAGTGGCTGCATCTGTTGCTGACATTGATTTTGTCAAAAGAAGAGCTGGTGTTGAAGAAATTTTTGAGGACGGCACTATTTCTTATTTGAGCATTGCATCAATTCTCCATGGATTCAGAATACTTAACACTTTAACCATGTCTGCTATATCCCG GCACACAACATCTCTTGCAACTTTTGTGAGGAAAACACTTTCAGCTATGAAGCATGAAAATGGAACTCATGTTTGCACACTTTATGGGGCAAATTCTTCGAAG GTGCTATTTGAAGGAATGGGTCCTATAGTTTCATTTAACTTGAGAAGGCCAGATGGGTCATGGTTTGGCTACCGTGAGGTGGAAAAACTTGCATCTCTAGCAGGGATTCAGTTACGG ATGGGATGTTTTTGCAATCCTGGTGCATGTGCCAAATATCTTGGTTTGTCTCACTCGGATCTTCTTTCCAACTTTGAG GCTGGGCATGTTTGCTGGGATGATCATGATGTGTTACGTGGAAAGCCAACTGGGGCTGTTAGAGCATCCTTTGGTTATATGTCAACATTTGAAGATGCCAGT AATTTTGTGAACTTCATAAAGGCTTCCTTTGTGTCATTACCTTCTCGAACTCCCGGTGTTAATACATTAAGAGGAACAACTATTTCTCCTGCCATTGAAG GAATTGGGAGAGCTAATCCAAGGCTCAAATCTATTTCCATATATCCTATTAAGTCATGCTTGGGCTTTAGTGTCAACAGTTGGCCCCTTACCACTACCG GACTGCTACATGATCGAGAGTGGCTTCTCAGGAGCACTAGCGGTGAAATCTTAACACAAAAGAAG GTTCCAGATATGTGCCATGTTACCACGCTTATCGACCTTGATTTGGGAATACTGTTTGTGGAGTCACCCCGCTGTAAAGAGAAGCTGCAGATCAAACTTAAATCAGATTTTCCTGTAGGAAAAGATGAAGTGAACATTCATCCTCAGAG GTACGAAGTGGAGGTTTATCACGATGAGATTGACATCTGGTTTAGTGATGCTGTTGGTCGACCTTGTACTTTACTAAGGTGCTCAGGTCAACAGGGTTATGCTTGCTCAAACAGGAACAGGATTTCAAGGCTGTGTAGAGATCTTGAGACCaaaatgaattttgtgaatGAAGCACAGTTTTTGCTGGTATCTGAGGAAAGTGTCAATGACCTAAATGCTAGGTTGAGATCAA ATGTGCAGCACCAGTTCGATGGAGAGTTAATTCAAGTGAGTACATCAAGGTTTCGACCCAACCTGGTAGTGTGTGGTGGGGAAGCATATGCAGAAGATGGATGGAGAAGCCTTAGAATTGGAAAGACAGAATTCATT TCATTGGGTGGTTGCAATCGTTGCCAAATGATCAATTTGAGTTTTCAAGGCGGGAAGGTGCAAAGGTCAAATGAACCATTGGCTACTTTAGCAGAGTATAGGAGAACGAAG GGGAAAATAACTTTTGGCATATTGCTGAGGCATGACGATAGCACTGGAAAGCACTCAGATGCATGGCTTCATGTAGGAGAAGAAATCCGTGCGAGTTTAGCTTGA
- the LOC113772324 gene encoding LOB domain-containing protein 4, translated as MKESGRKQVGVVAGGSPCAACKLLRRRCSQECVFAPYFPADEPHKFASVHRVFGASNVNKMLQELPEHQRGDAVSAMVYEANARMRDPVYGCVSAISSLQNQVDLLQSQLALAQAQVLQMRISSTQSSSSLISMSQDQYYNSTTVPTDHNSAPPDHHHQNHSPTASRDHRHLEPISSHFNTDTPPMMLDEGNIGDSLWSY; from the exons atgaagGAGAGCGGTAGAAAACAAGTAGGTGTGGTGGCTGGGGGTTCCCCTTGCGCAGCATGCAAGCTTCTAAGGAGGAGATGTTCTCAGGAATGCGTATTTGCTCCCTACTTTCCAGCTGATGAGCCGCACAAGTTTGCCAGCGTCCATAGGGTGTTTGGTGCCAGCAATGTAAACAAGATGCTTCAG GAGCTGCCAGAGCATCAGCGAGGGGATGCAGTGAGTGCGATGGTGTACGAGGCAAACGCGAGGATGAGGGATCCAGTGTACGGGTGCGTGAGTGCTATATCTTCTCTACAAAACCAGGTTGACCTCCTGCAGTCTCAGTTGGCACTTGCACAGGCTCAAGTTCTCCAAATGCGAATCTCCTCCACCCAATCCTCCTCCTCGCTGATATCTATGTCCCAGGATCAGTACTATAACAGTACCACTGTGCCCACTGATCACAACTCTGCGCCACctgatcatcatcatcagaaTCACTCTCCCACCGCGTCCAGGGATCATCGCCATCTTGAGCCCATCTCGTCCCATTTCAACACCGATACGCCGCCCATGATGCTGGATGAGGGCAATATTGGGGATTCCTTGTGGTCGTACTAG
- the LOC113771998 gene encoding zinc finger protein CONSTANS-LIKE 15, which produces MASFSQFYYSDDYVCSDEFTTQLPTDHLITSSAITAPQLTLPFSSDMNGASVSSMVPFDSDISCSSTSSSSSLSSIAAALSFPTGEPLGPSDTTHDPALVGPSSYATLSGSLFGISGNEGLSSGAANYCHQHDRAYDFGDQECGAPASNFWPLYPRAMTSDNWEIQGGVAQRMEEPTLKVSRYSAEERKDRILRYLKKRSQRNFNKTIKYACRKTLADKRVRVRGRFARNNECCEDDQTLVLVKTDSNLQQADSCYNIPVDDQIMKSYDEEWLQEAIASLMCYRIAPDNGLELPDKYLMN; this is translated from the exons ATGGCTTCCTTTTCTCAGTTTTACTACTCTGATGACTACGTGTGCTCTGATGAATTCACCACCCAGCTTCCAACCGATCACCTCATCACATCCTCCGCCATCACTGCTCCTCAACTAACCTTACCTTTCTCCTCCGACATGAATGGAGCATCAGTTAGTAGTATGGTCCCTTTTGATTCAGATATCAGCTGCTCctccacctcctcctcctcatcctTGTCGTCAATAGCAGCAGCATTATCATTCCCAACAGGTGAACCGCTTGGGCCTTCGGATACAACCCATGACCCAGCATTAGTAGGGCCCTCTAGTTATGCTACATTATCAGGCAGCTTGTTTGGCATTTCCGGAAACGAAGGTTTGAGCAGTGGTGCCGCCAATTACTGCCACCAACATGATCGGGCATATGACTTTGGAGATCAAGAATGCGGCGCCCCGGCTTCGAACTTCTGGCCTCTCTATCCGCGGGCCATGACCTCCGACAATTGG GAAATTCAAGGCGGGGTAGCACAAAGGATGGAAGAGCCGACGTTGAAGGTCTCCCGGTATTCAGCTGAAGAGAGGAAAGACAGAATTCTCAGATATTTAAAGAAGAGAAGTCAAAGGAATTTCAACAAGACTATCAAG TATGCCTGTCGCAAAACCCTAGCTGACAAGAGGGTCCGTGTTCGTGGAAGATTTGCCAGGAATAATGAATGTTGCGAAGATGATCAAACGCTAGTACTGGTGAAGACAGATAGCAATCTTCAACAAGCAGATTCATGCTACAACATTCCTGTCGACGACCAG ATCATGAAATCCTATGACGAGGAATGGCTGCAGGAGGCTATTGCCAGCCTTATGTGTTATCGTATAGCGCCGGATAATGGACTGGAGCTTCCGGACAAGTACTTGATGAACTAG
- the LOC113770385 gene encoding uncharacterized protein At4g15545, protein MSSSEGGRGSPDFYLPDEILSVIPTDPYDQLDLARKITSMAIASRVTKLESELGRLRQKLYDKDRRVVDLEDKLSQLQHAYQETDLRLKITLDDNMKLTKERDSLALAAKKLSRDLAKLETFKRQLMQSLNDDNSSQADTVDIGTYDQSVPKACPAKDEEVNGYTTQHYSSSGTDTASISDDASKQSGLKFSMTPYLSPRLTPTATPKIVSASVSPGRYSAAGSPQKTSGATSPTKSQYEVRGSLSSWYPSSQQSSAANSPPRGRPMPARTPRIDGKEFFRQARSRLSYEQFSAFLANIKELNAQKQSREETLRKAEQIFGMDNKDLYLSFQGLLNRNVQ, encoded by the exons ATGTCGAGCAGCGAGGGCGGTCGTGGGTCGCCGGACTTCTATCTACCGGACGAGATATTATCGGTCATTCCCACCGACCCCTACGACCAATTAGATCTGGCCCGCAAGATTACGTCCATGGCCATTGCCTCCCGGGTCACCAAGCTGGAGTCTGAACTGGGGAGGCTTCGCCAGAAGCTCTACGACAAGGACCGCCGGGTTGTGGACCTCGAGGATAAGCTTTCTCAGCTCCAGCACGCTTATCAGGAGACCGACTTGCGTCTCAAAATCACTCTCGACGACAAT ATGAAGCTGACAAAGGAGAGGGATTCCTTGGCCCTAGCCGCCAAGAAGCTGAGCCGTGACTTGGCCAAG TTGGAGACATTCAAGAGGCAGTTGATGCAGTCACTTAATGATGACAATTCATCT CAAGCTGACACTGTTGATATTGGGACTTATGACCAATCAGTTCCAAAAGCCTGTCCTGCAAAAG ATGAGGAGGTGAATGGCTACACAACACAACATTATTCTTCCTCTGGAACAGATACTGCAAGCATTTCTGATGATG CCTCGAAACAAAGTGGGTTGAAATTTTCTATGACACCGTATTTATCTCCACGTCTTACTCCTACTGCAACTCCAAAAATCGTCTCTGCTAGTGTGTCCCCTGGGAGGTATTCTGCTGCAGGATCCCCTCAAAAAACTTCTGGTGCTACCTCTCCAACTAAAAGCCAATATGAAGTGCGGGGTTCACTATCATCATGGTACCCATCAAGCCAGCAGTCATCAGCAGCAAACTCTCCCCCTCGTGGTCGCCCTATGCCAG CTCGCACTCCTCGAATTGATGGAAAAGAGTTCTTTCGTCAAGCAAG GAGCCGTCTATCCTATGAGCAGTTCAGTGCATTTCTGGCCAACATAAAGGAACTAAATGCGCAAAAGCAATCCCGTGAG GAAACTTTGAGGAAAGCGGAACAGATTTTTGGTATGGATAACAAAGATCTATACCTATCTTTTCAAGGTTTGCTAAATCGAAACGTACAATAG
- the LOC113770768 gene encoding protein unc-45 homolog A, with protein MASTSSSTNKNGVGVMNVNNKIERAHQMYREGKYQEALVYYTEALSAAKSIPQQIALHSNRAACFLKLHNFKKAAEECTWVLELDHNHTGALMLRAQTLVTLKEYNSALFDVNRLIDLNPSSEVYQNLQARLKTQLSLAPIPEDDAELEEEEDDTELQVDKEVKERKALEECEDGVEQVTEAVVPDEQKAESCGVTARGEVAAQNSAVGKLSEQDSSGWQAIPKPKGHSQLDYSRWDRVADESSEDDDDDSDNDSQPQYRFRVRTVGVRAVK; from the exons ATGGCATCGACGAGTAGTAGTACCAATAAAAATGGGGTGGGGGTGATGAACGTGAATAATAAGATCGAGAGAGCTCATCAAATGTATAGAGAAGGTAAGTACCAGGAAGCTTTAGTTTATTACACCGAAGCGCTTTCCGCCGCCAAGTCCATACCCCAACAAATCGCTCTCCACAGCAATCGGGCCGCCTGTTTTCTCAAACTCCACAACTTCAAGAAG GCTGCTGAAGAATGCACCTGGGTGCTTGAGCTTGATCACAATCACACTGGAGCATTGATGTTGCGTGCTCAGACGTTAGTCACTCTAAAGGAGTACAACTCAGCTCTTTTTGACGTCAATAGGCTCATTGACTTGAACCCTTCTTCAGAAGTTTATCAGAATCTTCAGGCCCGATTAAAGACACAATTG TCCCTTGCTCCCATCCCTGAAGATGATGCAGAgcttgaagaagaagaagatgatacaGAACTGCAGGTGGACAAGGaggtaaaagaaagaaaagcattgGAGGAATGTGAAGATGGAGTAGAGCAAGTTACAGAGGCGGTAGTTCCTGACGAGCAAAAGGCTGAGAGTTGTGGGGTTACTGCCAGAGGGGAAGTCGCTGCTCAGAATAGTGCCGTTGGTAAGTTATCCGAACAAGATTCCTCTGGGTGGCAAGCTATCCCAAAACCGAAAGGACACTCACAACTTGACTACTCAAGGTGGGATAGAGTTGCAGATGAATCTAGCGAAGATGATGACGACGATAGCGACAATGATTCTCAGCCCCAGTATAGATTCCGAGTGAGAACAGTTGGCGTGCGTGCGGTAAAGTAA